The sequence TACTTGGAGCTGGCCCGCCGGCTGGAAGTGGCCACCAGTAACTCCAAAGCTCATGACGGTGTCTGCATCCTTGGTGACCAACGCGGGAATGATGGTGTGCATGGGCCGCTTGCGTCCCTGCAACTCGTTGGGATGACCTTCCTCAAGTACGAAGCCTGATCCTCGGTTGTGCATCAGGACTCCTGTGCCAGGTGCCACGATCCCGCTGCCAAAATCGTCGTATATCGAATTGATGAATGAGACGAGCGTGCCGTCCGAGTCGGCGACTGACACGTAGACGGTGTCCTTGTGTTCGGGCAACGCAACAGGCGTCCATCCATCGGACTTCGTGTCTAGATCGATCCCTCGGGTCAAGCGTTCAATCGTGTCGTCGGAAAGCAGCTCATTCACATCTACTGCGTTGAACCGCGGGTCGCATAGGAAAGCGTTACGTTGTGCATAGGCGATGCGCGATAGCTCTGCCTGAAGATGGAACCTTTCTGCACTGAGAGGCCCCATTGCACTGAGATCAAACGCCTCGAGCATCGCCGCAATCTGCAGCGCCACGACCCCTTGCCCGTTGGGCGGGCACTCCCACAATCGATAGCCACGGTAGCTCGCCGAAATCGGCGTCACATACTCCGGCTTGAATTCAGCGAAATCGTCGAGGCTCAACAGGCTTCCCTTCTTTCGCAACGAGGTCACGATGTTCTCGGCAACCCAGCCTTCGTAGAACGAGTCAGCGCCGGACTTGGCGATGGCGCGCAGCGTCTTGCCCAACTGAGGATTGCTTCTGCGTTCGCCTAAGGCAGGCGCTCTGCCTGCGGGAAAGAACAGGGCTTTCGCTTCTGCCGTCGCCATCATTTTTGCCGCCTGTCGCGCCCAATCGTGCGCAAGGCGTTCCGTGACCAGATAACCCAATTCGGCGGCACCGATCGCGGGCTCGAGCAGTTCTTGCAGCGAACGCGTCCCGTAGTCTTCGACCAATCGATTCCACGCGCGAACCGCACCTGGAACGGTCAGGGCATGGACGCTATCGACCGGGATGGAGGCCATTCCGCGCCCGCGCAATTCTTCCGCGCTCGCTGCCTTGGCAGCCCAACCCGATCCGTTGAGCGCGACCGGCGCCTGGCCACGTTTTCTAAGCATGACGAAGCAGTCGCCGCCGATTCCAGTCTGGGTCGGTTCGACGACTGCCAGCATTGCCGCAGCAGCGACTGCTGCATCGATGGCATTCCCACCGGACCGCAGGACGTCCAGTCCAGCCAACGCTGCCTGCGGGTTGGAGGTCGCCACCATTCCCCTGCTGCCGACCGCGACGGACCGGCCTGGGGCTTCAAAATCTCGCATCGAAATTCCTAAATCGTTAACGGCACGTTGAGGGATACCTTGATCCGCTGCATGGCAACGTAAGTCTTGAACGTCTTGATGTTTCCTGCCGAGAAAAACAGCTCGCGCGTGAGCTTTTCGTATTCGGACATGTCCTTGACGTTGATCACGAGCATGAAGTCGAAATCACCAGTCACGTAGTAGACCTGCTGCACCTGCACACAGTTCGCGAAACTCTTCTTGACTTG comes from Variovorax sp. J2L1-78 and encodes:
- the ggt gene encoding gamma-glutamyltransferase, whose protein sequence is MRDFEAPGRSVAVGSRGMVATSNPQAALAGLDVLRSGGNAIDAAVAAAAMLAVVEPTQTGIGGDCFVMLRKRGQAPVALNGSGWAAKAASAEELRGRGMASIPVDSVHALTVPGAVRAWNRLVEDYGTRSLQELLEPAIGAAELGYLVTERLAHDWARQAAKMMATAEAKALFFPAGRAPALGERRSNPQLGKTLRAIAKSGADSFYEGWVAENIVTSLRKKGSLLSLDDFAEFKPEYVTPISASYRGYRLWECPPNGQGVVALQIAAMLEAFDLSAMGPLSAERFHLQAELSRIAYAQRNAFLCDPRFNAVDVNELLSDDTIERLTRGIDLDTKSDGWTPVALPEHKDTVYVSVADSDGTLVSFINSIYDDFGSGIVAPGTGVLMHNRGSGFVLEEGHPNELQGRKRPMHTIIPALVTKDADTVMSFGVTGGHFQPAGQLQVLSNIVDYGMSVQQAIDHARMFARGDVLELERTVPDAVWSGLRKRGHEPVAAPSPLGTCHAIWVDQGSGVYMGGSDGRRDGLAIGF